The stretch of DNA TATAGAAAGTAAGGGTACTTGTGGTTCTACaaggtggagggggtggggcaCACTGTTAGGTTTAGGtcagtgagaagaaaaagagacttCAATGAATCAGAGAAGTGTAAAATCTTGTTACAGAGGTGTTTTGTTTAAAGGGAAGCCATTGGAGCATTTTCTTAGCAGCAGGTTTATGGGACAAAGTGGACAGCCCCAATGGATAGTTTGCATCAGGGATTTGGAGGgtaaaaaaacaggaaaagaaactACGTTCAAGATCAAAAATATTGCTTGAAttagtaaaagaaaacagagactcGAATTAAAGTTTGAAAGTGGGAGAATATACCATTCCATTGAGGAAAAAAGCatggggagagagggaaataTCAGAAATGGCATTCCACTCAGGAAACACAGTTAAGAAGCAGGAGAGGGGTGGCTGGAGTTATCATTTAGGTAAAAAGGGGTGCTAACTGGGAAGGGATTGGAAACTGGAAAAGAATTACTGAAATCAGGAAGGTTTACTACTCAGGTGAGAGAGGGAAGGATCGGGACATTTGATATTTGTACCTCAACGTAGTCGATTGTGAGAAGTGAACCATctgtagaaaagaaaaggggcAGGGCAGGGTGGTTAAATACCCTTCAGGGATTATCTAAAGGTTTCACTTAAATACGATAGCCAAAACATGTTCAACACATTATTACTAATGATAGATGATGACACCTGAAAACAATCAGACGGTGTCCTGTGCTGTGCTTCTTGCAGTGAGCAAATTTTACATCAATGACTTAGTCTGTCCTCTCTGTAGTCAGAGCAGCATTTGAGGCAGCTGGGGTTACATTAGCAGGTTATATGTATTTCTGCGTGAATACAAAATTGAAACAAATATGTTCTATcactattgttattattattatcattattaacatGGCTGCAATTAAATTGCTcagctgtgttgttttggtAGAAGGTATCTAATTTTTATCCCGTTCCCCTCACAGAATCCAAAAATATACCGATTCACACGGTGATGATATTGTAAACACTACATACatgaatttttaagtatattGAATAATTTACCAACTTAATAAATACTGTAAAATGATGGTCAAcattctattaaaaataaaagacacaaacacatgatgttcctgtgtttgaaaaaaaaaatcaataaataggCCTCAATTAACATTTTGTTGGTTCCGAAAAGTTGCAACATGGATGAGAGGAGGATGTGTTCAGCATATGAAACTGCCTTTAAATGAATGTGCAGGCTTCATGGTGACTGATCCAAGGAAAATCCACGGACTGGATGgcagtaaatatatataataagtCCTATGTGAatggagacaaagacagataaGGCTAATCGTTCATGCAGGTAATTGCACCTGAAAAGCAGAGGAGGCATGTTAAATCTAAATGACCCTCTCTGGCAGTAAACATGCACCACAAACACGAACAGGGGCTCCTTTCCTGATGCACAATTCCTGTGCAGAGCTATTCTTTCATCTTTCCCTAGACAGATGTCCAGACAGACACTGCATATAAATAGGAATCTAATACGGGGCCTTTTCCACCAGCCCCGTGCCAACAGCTCTTATCAAAACAATACACCACAATACAATGACtgcacacattacacacacacagcactctGCCACATCTTGGGGGAAGCAGGCATATTCAGATGGGGGGAAATAAAGATGCAGCAGTGCTTAATAGGCTCGATAATGTCCGGTGCCAAGCGGGGGCTGTTTATGGACTAAAAATATCGCACTGATCGACAATTTTAGCCTGCTATTCATACAATATAGGCCGTTTCTGAATGCCATCGATGTGAGGCCCGTGATcgaaacaccccccccccccgatatTTTCATCACTGCATGCAAATATGGTCCCCGACCATCAGCCAATCCGTTTGGGTTAAGTCAGTCACCTACTGCAATAATAATTCGCATTACGGGCCATTCTGTTAAAATACTATTCACCCCCATGTAGAGGCCTTTTCATAAACTGACTAcatcccccctctctcttcctttctccagCATCACTGACAGGTtcaacccccctccctcccccaaacacacacacacacacacacacacacacacacacacacacatccctccaccaccagcatcctcctctcctccgaCCGTGCTCACCTTCCCTCTGCGGGGCTCCGAGGGCTCTCTCCGGGCTGAAGTACGACATGATCCCCGCCAGCGCCACCATCAGCCAGCAGTGCGGCCGCATCGTCGTCGCGTCcggagcaacaacaacaacaccatcCGAGCGACGCCGCCGACTGTCGGTGTCGGTGTCTTCGCTGCCGTCCCCCCCGCCACGGTCTGTGCCGTCTCGGGGCTCACGCTGTCTCCGTCTCCAACCGCCGCCCCCCCCTCCGCCTTCTCTCCTGATAATAAAGAGCGGCTCCTCGCCTTCCTTGTTGtgccctcctccctcctcccccctcccgcTCTAATCCGCAATTAAACACGGTGTGTGAGAGGCTCTATTGTGCGTCCTCTGTCCGCCGCTAGCTGCACatcccggggggggggggggggtcgaccTCCGAAAACAGCCGTCCGCTCTTCCTCCAGTCACATATGTAGTCCTcacatatatgtgtgtttttttctttttagctgttTATTCATTAGCTTTCTCCGCGTACCTCAGTGTTGAAGGGtcgtctgtgtttttctcctccgcCAGCCTACGTCAGACACACGGGGCGCATTGTCACGGTCTAGCTTCATCATCATAATACCAACCCTGacgaaaaaaaataaaaaaaaagaaaaaatcagtGTGTTGATCTTCCCACAGGGAGCTGCTGATGTGTATGTGGGTTTCTATTGATCCCATATTGAATCTTTAATCTCTTAAAGCAGGCTCCCCCGTAGAGACCCACTTCAGTGGACTTTTGGGTGTGAAGTAATGTTAGCAGtcctatttaatttttttttttataagaaaaaataaaaagacaagtgTTGACTGACCACGCCTTCAATGAAAGAGGACCTATGGAGATATTAATCAATTAAATCGTCAATAAAGCTGTTGTCCGTTTCCACTGAGTTAACAGCTTCCTAAAATTAGTGCAGTCTGAGGCAACAGTCCTGTGATaaatctgttgtttgtttttttttttttgagtgttgACCCAGGTTTATCACTATTTTAAAAACTAGTTTGCGTGGCCATGAATAACAAGTAAATGTCATTTCGATGTGGGAGTATGTAATTATCTGAATACCTTATTCTTAGCAGACATTACCAGGAAAAGCACAAGAATTACCAATAACATGACCAACGGCTCAGGTGTTCAGTCAGCCAGCAAGAACAATAGAACTGAATCCCTTTATTTTTTAGACATGCTTCTGTTACAGTTTCGtgtcaaaatgtcttttgtgAAAAAGGCATTTGTTTTATCAACAACAAAACGGATAAAATGTCCTGTAACATCCTCATGTCTCCCTGGATTTGTTCATGTATACAGGCCTCACATAAGGAATATAGGGACTTCagaaacatttaacaaaaacagaaattgtATACAATTTAATGACTTCAGCCTTTAAGTTTAAATCAGACATGTACTGTATGACATGCAGCCAAATGTAAAATTTACTAGATTAGTTTCTCAATTAATTCTTTAATCCATAAATTgttggaaaataatgaaaagactAATCAGGATTTTTTGAACCTAAAGTAAAAATACCTTATTTAACCATTTTGAAGCAATAGTCCAAACCCAAAATGATGGGTGGAATTTTTGCTAAAATGGCTAAAAACAATTTAGCATTTATCAGATTTACAATAtaattttctgttgttgttcaaACTGACTAATCAATTGATCATCTCAGTTCTACTCTCTACTGTGATAATTCAACCAAGTCCAAGTCAATCACCTTCAaaccttttccattttctaatCATAATATAGACGGGTTGTTCACTGACTGTTTTCTCGGCAGACAGCCTGGGCTCATACCCCCTGCAATGGAGACCGCTTGTCCTGCAGCAAAACAGTGCAGGGGTTGAGGTAACTGCAGCTGAACCTCACCTTTGACCTGGGTGATGCAGGAATTTGCTTTTCTGGTTgcacaaaaatgaataaaaacagaggatAAGAGACCTACGAGATGTCTAATGATCAAATCTTTGCCAATAGCACGAGCAGGTTACAAGCATTCATTATGTGGCTCTTTACCCTCTTTCCATGCACCTCCTTGCTGCTGGACCCTTACATTTGTAAACAACCTGCTGCTCACAGCATTTGTCCTGACAGCAGACATCCTACATCATTGGTTTCAAACAACTTATAAAAACAGCtcatgattttaatatttcatctcTCCAGCTGTCTTGATCACGCCTTTGTCGCTTGCGCGCTAGTTCTGGGAAGAAGGCGCTGTTGTATGGTCTATCCCTCTCATTCAGCTCACGgcctttttccttccctttgCCGTTCCTCTGGTCAAGCAGAGCCTGGGCTCGCCTCCTCTCTTCAGCCTCCCTCTGTAAACGCTCAGCCCGCAGCTGTTCTATGGAGCTGGAAGTGAATAGAATagaaatttttcatttttgttatatTCTTAAACTGACAACTAGAATTTCTGCTGGGGCGAGATAAGTACTTTAGTTTATTGTTATGATATTTTgagcaatttatttaaaaactgttcaTTAATTAATGTGCAGACAAGTAATGTGGACCTTCTTACCTCTCTCCGCTGCTCCGTTtctcacttttgtttcttttttcttttttcttgctcttgtgttcttttttgccttttactGCTAGAGCTTTCTTCATATCTTTCAAGGGGTCCAAACTATCCTTCAATCTACgatcctttttctctctctcctcttcacttACTccctttcttttatctttttctttcccttcttctttttcttgacTGCTTTTCAGGTACCATGGAGTGACCTCGGACCCCGGCTGGGGTCCAAGAGAAACAAGCAAGCCAATGGCACGCTCCTGCTTCTCctaaaagcaattaaaataaataaaatgaggaaaacCATTCATTGTTGACTAActgtttaaagacaaaaagaagcagaTTGATTATTAAATCTGGATCATGTTTTTTATGATGTTGCTTTCTAATAGCACTTCTGTGTGCACaatctggagaaaaaaaagatgactaaGGAAATTGCTTAACCCTGGTTATTCTTTTGTGTAAAGACAGAAATAGTATGACAAttataaaaccacaaaaaagaaactatGCCAGTGAAGAGAGACGGCTAGCATCACCATtaccttttcttctttcttttctctgaggtACTCTTCATTCCCCTTCTTCTCTGAGGACTCCTCCAGAGGAAAAAGATTGAGGTGCTCCAGAGCTCCACTTCCTCCAGtctggtcttcatcttcatctttccttcctccttctgtctgcagagcagctCGGGCTTTTCTTCTAAGATACTCTGTACGTGCCTATGAGTAAAATATTATTacaaattgaatattttaaaataaattaagacTTAATATCACAGGTGGCCAGAGCCAGTTCATTGACTATTATTGCATTTTCTATAAAGGGCACGAGTGCTGCACCCAAAGGTGTTCTGTCTGtaaagaaatattcaaattatATATGTGAAAAGCATAAGCTGCCTGGATCTATAAAGGTGATTTCCAAAGATACATTTTAAATCCTTGGAGCCCTTGGACTGGCCACCTCAAGTAGTCGATATCATCCACTGATTATCAATTCACTGAATTATCTCAAATGTACATTATTCATGAAAATAACAGTTTAAGGTACTCGCACTGGTTTCCTGTCAGGTTCAGGATGGATTTCACTGTTGAAGCTGCACAAATTCTTAATTTGTGCGGTTAGTTTAAAATGTTAGCTTCACCTGTCCACGTTCgtttatatttctttatgtgAAGCCTTAAACATGCAGCCTGACCGCGGATCGCTGCAGTCAGTCACCTCTTGCTCGGCGCGCTCCACGCGCCGCTTGGCCTCGCGCTCTTCCTCCGCCGCCTGGGCTTCGTCCCTCCGCACTCGCGCGACGTTGTCCTTATTGCGAACGTGCCAGCTCTTCTTCGGAAGGATGTTCATCGTTGCCTTGACGACTGATGGTCGTTAGCAGCCAGTTAGCTCGGCAGGCTAACGTCGAGTGGAGCTGGACGAGTAGAGTGAGCGGTGAACAGGAagtaaattagtttttgtttgtttgttctttcagaAAACCGGCATGTCTGTACGAGGAGGAAGGTGAGGTGTGAGTTAAGTTATGAACTGGCTAGAGATGttgacagagaaaacagagaagccAGGTGTTTTTAGTGTCCGTGCAGATAGCTGGCTAAATTAAAGCTAGCCTTTGTTTTCTACTTCCCATCTTCCATTATACCTCACAACTGTGAACAAACCTATTTAAACCACTACATTAATCAAACACATGATAATCACAGAAGACTCTGGTACTAACTCGTACTTACAGGGAGaatgactgctgctgttagcGGACGCCCGGAAGAAGTGTGGAACCGTAGCGGAAGTAAACATTACACATTGATGCAACACCACAGCTTTGACACTAGATGGGGTTGGACTCGTTATCAGGAGCAGTAGAggaattttgttttattatgtaaAAGGAACAAAAATCAGTCATCTTTTTACAGGAGTGCCTTCTAAAACACAGTCAGCATCACGTTAAAGTGCATTCAGTCCTTCCAGATGCCTCATCTTTAATGTCTAAAGCATTACTCAGTGCATGTGCATGTAATCCAGGCATCAAGTCTTTCATGTCTTTTAAAGGATCAGGATTGGCACAAAACTAGCAGTGAGGCCAAAAATCATGCTTGCTTGCAATTTCACTGAATCACATAGGAACTTAGCAGTTTCAGACTTTGGATACATTCTTAATGTGTCAAACTCTGAACGTTTATCATTGTTGTTAGTCAAGGTCAAGCCAGATGTAACAatgaacaaaatacatttatgagTATAAGGGGATCTTAAGGtcatgaaaatgtggaaaacgAACAAAAAGCAGCCCAATACAAACATGGTCCATATTTTCAGTCTTGTAGTCTTGAATTGCGTCTGGGTATCTGAAGCTTTTTACTCACTTCCTGAATCTGCTTGACCAAGAACTTCTTGTCATAGCCCTCCTGCAAAGCAAACACCCACTATTGCATTAGTAAAATGAAATACCTGTGAGCAATACAAAGCAATATTGGGTATCTTATAAATGATGAAATTCAAGACCATGTAAGTCGAATAAGTACACCACGAAGGTTAATGCAAACAGCTTACCAGTTTTAGCTGTGCTTTTAGCAGAGCAACATTTCTCCCATAGACAGAGGCTAAGGCTATGAAATAGCACATCACCACACTGTTTGGCAAGAAAGAGCCATGGTTATAGGTTATGAAAATGGACACCAAATATAGGCCAAAATGtatatttagatttaaatacAACACTATATACAACCACAGAAATTGTCTTGTAGAAAGTGCAAGTATACTCACCATGATAACACAAAGAGAGGAATGGAGAATGCCTGGGAACCAATGAAGAAGAGAAACTCCTGAGTAGTTTTAGACAGGCTGTAGAAAGATGTTGGTACAACTGACCACATGTTGGGGAAGAAACGGAAAGGACCGCAACCCATAGATGGACGGATCctgtaaagacagaaagaaatgccTATTTTTAACAATGTAATATAATGTGGGAAACATATTTACGCAAAGTTGCATGGATGTCCTGTGAATTAAATATCACTAGAGGACAGGATGTGGAAAATAACACTCACTCAGCCAGGCTGTAAATCATTACAACTGTGGCCAGGCCCCATCCAAACAGGAGTACTACAAGGAAATAGATAGTAGAGGTAGTGGAGCGAAATGTTCTCACTGCTGGTCGGCAATTATGGAAGAGTGTGACCTGTAATGGGTTCATGAAACAGTGTTAGGGTTAAATCCATGTGGCATTGTGTGAAATGTTGGCATTATTGAAGTCTAATCTTCACCTTCTTGCAGTAGAAGAGGATGACAAACTTAATTGTATTGATGAGTGGCAACAGGGGGCAGAAAAGCGCTCCCATCCAAACCACAGTTTGACCATAAACGAGGCCAAGAACATTGGAAGGAACCACAAACTCCTGCCGACCCAGCCACTGAGCCAGCTTACAAGACCAGTTGTCCACTAccatcctgacacacacagaaacagtacAGGCACGTGGTTAACATACTTCCAGTAAACACTGTCTTAGACATTTTGAAATAAGTTTCTGCATCATTTAACATAGAGCAATTTTTCAAATATTGATTCCTACCTGCGTGGGAACTCCACAAAGATAAGCAGAGTGATGGAGATGAGGAGATCGAACAGTGTCAGCTTGTACATTTCCTGTCCTACACGTGTTTCCCAGCACTACATCATGATAcaataagaaaatgttttctcatttttaacAAGACAATAACAGATGCAAAATTGGTTTCTCACAGGATTATTGTTGTGTTGCCTCTTCTTCTGTTAGTATTCTGGTGACCTGCaggcattttgaaaaatgataCTAACTCAATCTTTTTTTAcgtctctcctctttcctctgacAGCTGACTGTTGTTGTCAGCTGATTCCACTGTAATATATgttgatgcaaaaacaaaaagcaaacaggagTTTTAAACAGAGCAAGACAGGAAAGCCAAGTGGCATAATTACCGGGTAGACTTCGTTGTATTGGCACAGTTTACAAGGTGGACTTTCTGTGTCCCCCTCACAGGTGATCTGACCCCACAGGGTGAAGAGGAGGGCACCCAGACTCACCAGACGTAGAAACACTGCCCTGGACAAGCAGATAATTGCTATGTACTATTCTCATACCATACCAAGGTCACATAAGGGgtttaaagaaaatcaaatctgtGCAATATACTATAACTaagaattaaatgaaatgtaaatggcCTAACATTATCTTTCATCCACAGAAACCTCCATACAAACCTTAAGAGTGCCACTATGATGGTGGTGCTGGGGGAGTATCTCTCAACTAAGGCAATCTGGTCACACAGCAGAGGCACCACAAAGTTTCCGATGGTGATGACAATGGAGGGAAGATACTCAAAAAACAATCCCTCGATCCCTTCCTCCCCACTCCTTTGCTGTTTGAAAGATATCATAGTCAAAAGGTCACCAAAGACTGAAACAAGCAGCATCTACTTAAACTTACCTGGCTGAAGTTGGTGGCCTCAAAGATGCCGTAGAAGGCTCCTATAATGAGCCCAAATGCAACAAGGCCCATAAAAATACGTAGTGAGTATAAAACAACTTTTTGAGACAGACTCAGAGCAGCTGcctgtttttttctgctctcctcctccaggtccaCCTGaccaaaagagagagagagcggagaGATGAGGTGAGGGGTCAATATTGAGAGAAAGAACTGCCACATGTCAATCATGCATCTCTTTCTCCTAACGGCCCAGCTTTTTGCTATGTAGGACGGATCCCCCCCTGACCTGCAGCCGGTAGagcatgtttttctgcttcagtttgGTAGCTTGGTCTCCAAGGCAACCATAGTCCCAGCCAGTGAACACTATCATGCTGTAGTTCCCCACAGTGCTACCACCCGTTGCCACAGCAACTCGAGCTGCAGTCCCCATGCTGTGTATGAGAAGAGGACACAGATGCAGGTCAAGGTGACACAACTCTCAgctttaaagacattttaacgTTCTGGTTATTTTAATCACCAAGCCCTCAGAGACCCAActcaacacacaaatacatgcagacatacacacaggctAGGTGTTGTTTGTCAATACTGAACCTGAAAGTGATTTTACTGACCGTATTATGATAGAAATGAGACAAAAGGCAAAGTAGAAAGCAGCAGTGAGGAGGTAGGCCAGGGGGATGTTGTAGGAGAAGTTCATATCTGCAACCATTGTATTGTTGTAGTAGCCGTAGAACATGTAGGAATACTCCATAAAACCCTAAACAAAGAGGACAGTCACGTCTGATCAGCCTAAATGCTCATAAAATATGCGGTTAAATCTATTTTCACCAGCAGATTATATGTTAGGAGTATATTGGAGAGAAGCTGTAGCCAATGCTGTAGTGTCTCACCGTTCCTGAGAGTAAGTCGAGGAAATAATTATAGAACACCACCAAGCCTTGAGGATTAGGGTCATAATTCATACATTCCTGGGGACCTGGAAAACACAGCAAGGGGGAAAGTGTACAATCTCTGCATGTATTTTCAGATTAAAGGATACAGGCACTCACTCTCATGACTCTCATCATACAGGCTCTGTCTAACAGtgac from Echeneis naucrates chromosome 6, fEcheNa1.1, whole genome shotgun sequence encodes:
- the leng1 gene encoding leukocyte receptor cluster member 1, with translation MNILPKKSWHVRNKDNVARVRRDEAQAAEEEREAKRRVERAEQEARTEYLRRKARAALQTEGGRKDEDEDQTGGSGALEHLNLFPLEESSEKKGNEEYLREKKEEKEKQERAIGLLVSLGPQPGSEVTPWYLKSSQEKEEGKEKDKRKGVSEEEREKKDRRLKDSLDPLKDMKKALAVKGKKEHKSKKKEKRNKSEKRSSGESSIEQLRAERLQREAEERRRAQALLDQRNGKGKEKGRELNERDRPYNSAFFPELARKRQRRDQDSWRDEILKS
- the tmc4 gene encoding transmembrane channel-like protein 7, whose protein sequence is MADEPQRQGSRNGYPGERQSLRLRRVSSDESHQNYPQFNWSSKPAEDDEQNSGPARDLRSIPLHMALRRAVRQVQQMQVPVVSSLHPWNWTKSKSVRKLKDSARGFLQFFVLWRKTLQKIGGNYGGGVQSYFLFLRFLVLLNFFSFLLIAGFVIIPSIVFRSVGTSLFNSTGPQECMNYDPNPQGLVVFYNYFLDLLSGTGFMEYSYMFYGYYNNTMVADMNFSYNIPLAYLLTAAFYFAFCLISIIIRMGTAARVAVATGGSTVGNYSMIVFTGWDYGCLGDQATKLKQKNMLYRLQVDLEEESRKKQAAALSLSQKVVLYSLRIFMGLVAFGLIIGAFYGIFEATNFSQQRSGEEGIEGLFFEYLPSIVITIGNFVVPLLCDQIALVERYSPSTTIIVALLRAVFLRLVSLGALLFTLWGQITCEGDTESPPCKLCQYNEVYPCWETRVGQEMYKLTLFDLLISITLLIFVEFPRRMVVDNWSCKLAQWLGRQEFVVPSNVLGLVYGQTVVWMGALFCPLLPLINTIKFVILFYCKKVTLFHNCRPAVRTFRSTTSTIYFLVVLLFGWGLATVVMIYSLAEIRPSMGCGPFRFFPNMWSVVPTSFYSLSKTTQEFLFFIGSQAFSIPLFVLSCVVMCYFIALASVYGRNVALLKAQLKLEGYDKKFLVKQIQEVSKKLQIPRRNSRLQD